The following coding sequences lie in one Capsicum annuum cultivar UCD-10X-F1 chromosome 5, UCD10Xv1.1, whole genome shotgun sequence genomic window:
- the LOC107870527 gene encoding aarF domain-containing protein kinase 1, which translates to MVTRHRIFNKHLITAAVTAAVTFQTLNPNSTNSPFINSIIRSTRALTTIISTIIDYKYTLSCFNLSTDEYRLALTELHLRSAKRILKMCEANKGIYIKAGQFVSGVKQVPKEYSTLLSSLQDQSVPYKFEVIEHVMNNNFGPNSLSEVFLSFDEEPIAAASIAQVHRAVLRNDQDVAVEVAVKVQYPGLKFQMKFDVLTMSLLSKFVGWSFPGYRFQWIVSEFEKSIASELDFIVEGKNLERIRENFKDNSMVKVPNVFWDFTTRQVLTMEFCGGRKVDDLDFMKQRGISEVKVAKTLAEVVAEMIFVHGFVHGDLHPGNILVSPERKNGFCLVLLDFGVCKQLDEDFRLKYCELWEALVVMDSNKIQEIGEYFGVGRYSRYFPVIFTGRTIDSKSSIGRGMSVEEKKNLKQELKSLKMDDISSFMESLPTDFLTVLRTDGLLRSLISKFGAPVTVRLLAYAEYALYGLSLKADSISDSALGVMLFRFKIGLRYVQVRLLFGILGLVSWLESIKHTSTRRLKDLLASAGYVVRNLYRPLLIA; encoded by the coding sequence ATGGTAACTCGGCATCGGATATTCAACAAACACCTAATCACTGCCGCCGTTACCGCCGCCGTCACTTTCCAAACCCTAAACCCTAACTCCACCAATTCCCCTTTCATCAACAGCATAATTCGCTCCACCCGAGCTCTCACCACGATCATTTCAACAATCATCGACTACAAGTATACATTATCATGCTTCAATCTCAGTACAGACGAGTATCGGCTCGCGCTCACCGAGCTGCACCTACGCTCCGCAAAGCGGATACTAAAAATGTGTGAGGCAAATAAAGGTATTTACATTAAAGCTGGACAGTTTGTGTCAGGTGTTAAGCAAGTACCAAAAGAATATTCAACGCTATTGTCGTCATTACAGGATCAGTCTGTTCCTTATAAATTCGAAGTGATTGAACATGTGATGAATAATAATTTTGGTCCAAATTCTTTATCGGAGGTGTTTTTATCTTTCGATGAGGAACCGATTGCTGCCGCATCTATTGCTCAGGTACATCGTGCTGTTTTGAGGAACGATCAGGATGTAGCGGTGGAGGTGGCGGTGAAGGTGCAGTATCCTggattgaaatttcaaatgaagtTTGATGTGTTGACAATGTCTTTGTTATCGAAATTTGTTGGATGGAGTTTCCCTGGATACAGGTTTCAATGGATTGTATCGGAATTTGAAAAATCTATTGCTTCTGAGCTTGATTTTATTGTAGAGGGTAAGAATTTGGAGAGGATTAGGGAAAATTTTAAGGATAATTCGATGGTTAAGGTTCCGAATGTGTTTTGGGATTTTACGACTAGGCAGGTTCTAACGATGGAGTTTTGTGGAGGTCGTAAAGTAGATGACTTGGATTTTATGAAGCAAAGAGGAATTAGTGAAGTTAAGGTTGCGAAAACTTTGGCGGAAGTTGTTGCAGAAATGATTTTTGTTCATGGTTTTGTACACGGGGACTTGCATCCTGGTAATATATTGGTCTCTCCCGAAAGGAAGAATGGATTTTGTTTGGTGTTGTTGGATTTTGGGGTTTGTAAACAATTGGACGAGGATTTCAGATTGAAGTATTGCGAGCTTTGGGAAGCGTTGGTAGTTATGGACTCGAACAAAATTCAGGAGATTGGAGAATATTTTGGTGTTGGAAGGTATTCGAGGTATTTTCCTGTCATATTTACAGGAAGAACTATTGACAGTAAATCGTCAATTGGGAGAGGAATGTctgttgaagaaaagaagaacTTGAAGCAGGAATTGAAGTCTCTTAAAATGGATGACATATCTTCCTTCATGGAATCTCTGCCTACCGATTTTCTCACAGTATTGCGGACCGATGGACTCCTAAGATCTCTGATCAGCAAGTTTGGTGCTCCCGTGACTGTTCGGTTACTAGCATATGCTGAATATGCATTGTATGGACTTTCATTGAAGGCTGACTCAATATCTGATTCTGCCTTAGGAGTCATGCTCTTTAGATTCAAGATTGGCCTCCGATATGTCCAAGTAAGACTCCTGTTTGGGATACTGGGGCTTGTTTCATGGCTTGAAAGCATCAAGCACACGTCAACTAGGAGGCTTAAAGATTTACTCGCTTCTGCGGGTTATGTGGTAAGGAACTTGTACCGTCCTTTATTGATCGCATAA
- the LOC107870526 gene encoding 65-kDa microtubule-associated protein 6, with protein sequence MLAFGSPRSNALSTNSTCHSLLRELQKIWTDIGESEADKDRMLLELERECMEVYRRKVEEAANAKSRLHQSVAAKEAELATLMAALGEHNINSPTQSEKMSVSLKEHLGLIMPLVDDLKAKKDERVKQFADIKSQIEKITSEISGSCSIANSLSTLNLEEHDLSTRKLSECQSHLHALQKEKSVRIQRVLDSVNEVHTLCGVLGLDFGETVSNVHPSLHEINPGQYKNISDITLEGLDQAILKLKTERKVRYQKLKDVMGSLFELWSLMDTTREERRKLSRIISVLDISESKVVEPGALTLEVIQQLSAEVERLTKLKASRMKELVMKRRAELEDLCYKTHIQPDSSTAADKSSAMIDSGLVDPCELLANIEAQINKVKDEALSRKEIMDKIERWLSSCDEENWLEDYNLDHTRYSGGRGAHINLKRAERARITVTKIPGMVDSLIHRTLAWEDENQKLFLYDGVRLVSILEDYKVSRLQKEEEKKRARDQKKLQDMLLAEKESIYGSRPSPRRTNSFRKTNGYHTNGNGSVTPSPRRRNSVGCATPELQTPRSYSGRQNTYFKEMRRLSTVPLNFVAVAKEDTISFSSIGGSEPESPPQLG encoded by the exons ATGCTGGCTTTTGGAAGTCCTAGAAGTAATGCTCTCAGTACAAACTCTACTTGCCACTCATTACTTCGAGAACTACAG AAAATATGGACAGACATCGGAGAGAGTGAAGCTGATAAAGACCGTATGCTGTTGGAGCTGGAAAGAGAGTGTATGGAAGTCTATCgaagaaaagttgaagaagcTGCCAATGCAAAATCACGTCTTCATCAGTCTGTTGCAGCTAAAGAAGCTGAGCTTGCAACTTTAATGGCTGCTCTTGGTGAACACAACATTAATTCGCCG ACACAGTCAGAAAAAATGTCAGTTTCATTGAAGGAGCATCTTGGGTTAATcatgcctcttgttgatgatttAAAAGCAAAGAAAGATGAGAGAGTTAAGCAGTTTGCAGATATAAAGTCGCAAATTGAGAAAATAACTAGCGAGATTTCAGGAAGTTGTAGTATTGCCAATTCTCTGAGTACCTTAAACTTGGAAGAACATGACTTGTCGACGAGAAAGCTCTCAGAGTGCCAATCACATCTACATGCTCTCCAAAAGGAGAAG TCTGTGCGGATCCAAAGAGTTCTGGACAGTGTGAATGAGGTTCACACATTGTGCGGTGTACTTGGGCTGGATTTTGGTGAAACTGTAAGCAATGTCCATCCAAGCTTGCATGAGATTAATCCGGGACAGTACAAAAACATCAGTGACATCACGTTGGAAGGTCTTGACCAGGCCATCCTTAAATTGAAAACCGAAAGAAAAGTTCGATATCAGAAG CTAAAGGATGTGATGGGATCTCTGTTTGAGCTTTGGAGCTTGATGGATACAACGAGAGAAGAAAGGCGTAAGTTATCAAGAATCATTTCCGTTCTTGATATTTCTGAATCAAAGGTTGTGGAACCAGGTGCACTTACATTGGAGGTTATTCAGCAG CTATCAGCAGAAGTTGAGAGGCTTACCAAACTGAAAGCAAGCAGGATGAAAGAGTTGGTGATGAAAAGGAGGGCAGAACTAGAGGATTTGTGCTATAAAACCCATATACAACCTGATTCAAGTACGGCTGCTGATAAATCTAGTGCAATGATAGACTCTG GTCTCGTGGACCCTTGTGAACTCCTGGCAAATATTGAAGCTCAAATAAACAAAGTAAAGGATGAAGCTTTAAGCCGGAAAGAAATTATGGATAAGATAGAGCGGTGGCTTTCATCTTGTGATGAGGAAAACTGGCTTGAAGATTATAACCTG GATCATACACGGTACAGTGGTGGAAGAGGTGCTCATATAAATTTAAAGCGGGCAGAACGAGCAAGAATTACAGTGACTAAGATTCCAG GTATGGTTGACAGTTTGATTCACCGGACACTAGCATGGGAAGATGAAAATCAGAAATTGTTTCTGTACGATGGG GTGAGATTGGTTTCAATATTGGAGGATTACAAAGTGAGTCGTCTTCAGAAAGAAGAGGAGAAGAAACGAGCCCGG GATCAGAAGAAACTCCAAGATATGCTGCTGGCAGAGAAGGAATCGATATATGGTTCTAGACCTAGTCCGAGAAGAACCAACAGCTTTAGGAAGACAAATGGATACCATACAAATGGAAATGGGTCAGTCACTCCCTCGCCACGTCGGAGGAACTCAGTTGGTTGTGCAACTCCAGAGCTTCAAACACCCCGTTCTTACTCTGGGCGGCAGAATACCTATTTCAAGGAAATGAGAAGACTATCTACTGTCCCTCTCAACTTTGTGGCTGTGGCAAAGGAAGATACCATATCATTTTCTTCTATTGGTGGTTCTGAGCCTGAATCTCCGCCTCAATTAGGCTGA